A genomic region of Capra hircus breed San Clemente chromosome 19, ASM170441v1, whole genome shotgun sequence contains the following coding sequences:
- the SLC16A6 gene encoding monocarboxylate transporter 7 — protein MSHKRLQLCCRANVYTQVPDGGWGWVVAVSFFFVEVFTYGIIKSFGVFFNDLMDSFDESNSRISWVISICVFVLTFTAPLSTVLSSRFGHRPVVMLGGLLVSAGMVTAAFSQKVHHMYIAIGVVSGLGFCFSFLPTVTILSQYFDKRRSVVTAVASTGECFAMFAFAPAITALKEMVGWRHSMLFVGLLQLNLVVCGALLRPIVVVGTLGTPETPAPEHRQEAQYMLENEKTRTSIDSIDSGVELTTSPKNAPGHPAAVEPAAELQARGRPGAPLLDFSVLTERGFVCYTLFGLFVTLGFFAPSLYIIPLGLSLGLDRDRAALLLCAMAVAEVFGRIGAGLVLNREPIRKVYIELVCVVLLALSLFTFTFAKGFWGLMACSVFSGAMIGTVAGTHIPLLAEDDVVGIQKMSSAAGVYVFFQSISGLAGPPLAGLLVDQSRMYSRAFYSCAAGMLVAAVCLALVRPCKRGLCCRPQAREGKAEGPRGKKALQDIPEDFLEMDLGKTEPRAPAGTEPV, from the exons ATGTCCCATAAGAGACTGCAGCTTTGTTGCAGAGCCAATGTTTACACTCAAGTGCCTGACGGTGGATGGGGCTGGGTGGTCGCGGTTTCCTTTTTCTTCGTTGAAGTCTTCACCTACGGCATCATCAAGTCCTTCGGCGTCTTTTTTAATGACTTAATGGACAGTTTCGATGAATCCAACAGCAGGATCTCGTGGGTCATCTCCATCTGTGTGTTCGTCTTAACATTCACAG CCCCGCTCTCCACGGTCCTGAGCAGCCGGTTTGGACACCGCCCGGTGGTGATGCTGGGCGGCCTGCTGGTCAGCGCAGGCATGGTGACGGCCGCCTTCTCCCAGAAGGTCCACCACATGTACATCGCCATCGGCGTCGTCTCTG GCCTGGGGTTCTGCTTCAGCTTTCTGCCGACGGTCACCATCCTGTCACAGTACTTCGACAAGAGGCGCTCGGTGGTCACGGCGGTCGCTTCCACGGGAGAATGTTTCGCCATGTTCGCCTTTGCGCCAG CCATCACGGCCCTGAAGGAGATGGTCGGCTGGAGGCACAGCATGCTCTTCGTGGGGCTCCTGCAACTCAACCTTGTGGTCTGCGGCGCGCTGCTCAGACCCATCGTCGTCGTCGGCACGCTGGGGACCCCCGAGACCCCCGCCCCCGAGCACCGGCAGGAAGCGCAGTATATGCTGGAGAACGAGAAAACCCGCACCTCCATCGACTCCATCGACTCCGGAGTAGAGCTAACTACCTCACCGAAGAACGCGCCTGGCCACCCGGCCGCAGTGGAGCCCGCGGCCGAGCTGCAGGCCCGGGGCCGGCCCGGCGCGCCGCTGCTGGACTTCTCCGTGCTGACGGAGAGGGGCTTCGTCTGCTACACGCTCTTCGGGCTGTTCGTGACGCTGGGCTTCTTCGCCCCGTCCCTGTACATCATCCCGCTGGGGCTCAGCCTCGGCCTGGACCGCGACCGCGCGGCGCTGCTGCTGTGCGCCATGGCCGTGGCCGAGGTGTTCGGCCGCATCGGGGCGGGGCTGGTCCTCAACCGCGAGCCCATCCGCAAGGTCTACATCGAGCTCGTCTGCGTCGTCCTGCTGGCCCTGTCCCTGTTCACCTTCACCTTCGCCAAGGGCTTCTGGGGCCTCATGGCCTGCAGCGTCTTCTCAGGGGCCATGATCGGGACCGTGGCAGGCACCCACATCCCGCTGCTCGCCGAGGACGACGTCGTGGGCATCCAGAAGATGTCGTCGGCGGCCGGGGTCTACGTCTTCTTCCAGAGCATCTCGGGGCTGGCCGGACCTCCCCTTGCAG GTCTGCTGGTCGACCAGAGCAGGATGTACAGCAGAGCCTTCTACTCCTGCGCGGCCGGGATGCTGGTAGCCGCCGTGTGCCTCGCCCTCGTGAGACCCTGCAAGCGGGGGCTGTGCTGCCGGCCCCAAGCCCGGGAGGGCAAGGCCGAGGGTCCCCGAGGGAAAAAAGCGTTGCAGGACATCCCCGAAGACTTTCTGGAGATGGACCTGGGGAAGACCGAGCCCAGAGCTCCTGCAGGAACGGAGCCCGTCTGA